In Canis lupus dingo isolate Sandy chromosome 25, ASM325472v2, whole genome shotgun sequence, one genomic interval encodes:
- the DOK2 gene encoding docking protein 2 isoform X2, producing the protein MEEVAVKQGFLYLLQQQTFGKKWRRFGATLYGESDCALARLELQEASEKPRRGEAARKVIRLSDCLRVTEAGGEASSPRDTSAFFLETKERPYLLAAPAAERSDWVQAICLLAFSGQRKELPGPAGKGSRPRMEENELYSSTTAAPRKEFAVTMRPTEASERCRLRGSYTLRAGENALELWSGPERGTQLYEWPYRFLRRFGRDKVTFSFEAGRRCVSGEGNFEFETRQGNEIFLALEEAISAQKNSAPPGPQSQPATAPPVLPRPESPYSRPHDSLPPLSPSTPVSTAQPRGPEGEYAVPFDAVARNLGKSLRGILAVPPQPPADPLYDSIEEHPPPRPDHIYDEPEGLAALSLYDSPQEPQGEAWRRQAAADRDPSGSQHVYSAGQDFSASGWPQGTEYDNVILKKGPK; encoded by the exons AAATGGCGCCGTTTCGGGGCTACGCTGTATGGAGAGTCAGACTGCGCCTTGGCCCGGCTGGAGCTCCAGGAGGCCTCGGAGAAGCCGCGGCGGGGAGAGGCCGCCAGGAAGGTGATCCGCCTCAGTGACTGCCTACGCGTGACCGAGGCCGGCGGGGAGGCCAGCAGCCCCCGGGACACCAGCGCCTTCTTCCTGGAGACCAAGGAGCGTCCGTACCTGCTGGCGGCCCCTGCTGCGGAGCGCAGCGACTGGGTCCAGGCCATCTGCCTCTTGGCCTTCTCC GGCCAGAGGAAGGAGCTGCCGGGGCCAGCGGGGAAGGGCAGCCGGCCCCGCATGGAGGAAAATGAACTGTACAGCAGCACGACCGCAG CCCCCCGCAAGGAGTTTGCCGTGACCATGAGACCCACAGAAGCCAGTGAGAGGTGCCGGCTCCGGGGATCCTATACCCTCCGGGCTGGAGAGAATGCCCTGGAGCTGTGGAGTGGTCCTGAGCGGGGCACCCAGCTCTACGAGTGGCCCTACAGGTTCCTGAGGCGCTTTGGGCGGGACAAG GTCACCTTTTCCTTCGAGGCGGGCCGGCGCTGCGTCTCTGGAGAGGGCAACTTTGAGTTCGAAACCCGGCAAGGCAACGAGATCTTCTTGGCCCTGGAAGAAGCCATTTCTGCCCAGAAGAACAGTGCCCCTCCCGGGCCCCAAAGCCAGCCGGCCACAGCCCCTCCGGTGCTGCCCCGGCCAGAAAGCCCCTACTCCCGGCCCCACGACTCACTGCCACCTCTGTCACCCTCCACTCCAGTGTCCACCGCCCAGCCACGGGGCCCAGAGGGAGAATATGCAGTGCCCTTTGATGCCGTGGCCCGCAACCTGGGGAAGAGCTTGCGGGGCATCCTGGCggtccctccccagcccccggcGGACCCTCTGTATGACAGCATCGAGGAGCACCCACCCCCACGACCTGACCACATATACGATGAGCCTGAGGGATTGGCTGCCCTGTCCCTGTATGACAGCCCACAGGAGCCCCAGGGTGAGGCCTGGAGGAGACAGGCCGCAGCTGACAGGGACCCCAGCGGCAGCCAGCACGTCTACTCAGCAGGGCAGGACTTCTCTGCCTCTGGCTGGCCGCAGGGAACTGAATATGACAATGTCATACTTAAGAAAGGCCCAAAGTGA
- the DOK2 gene encoding docking protein 2 isoform X3, which produces MFQNPHGKKWRRFGATLYGESDCALARLELQEASEKPRRGEAARKVIRLSDCLRVTEAGGEASSPRDTSAFFLETKERPYLLAAPAAERSDWVQAICLLAFSGQRKELPGPAGKGSRPRMEENELYSSTTAVAPRKEFAVTMRPTEASERCRLRGSYTLRAGENALELWSGPERGTQLYEWPYRFLRRFGRDKVTFSFEAGRRCVSGEGNFEFETRQGNEIFLALEEAISAQKNSAPPGPQSQPATAPPVLPRPESPYSRPHDSLPPLSPSTPVSTAQPRGPEGEYAVPFDAVARNLGKSLRGILAVPPQPPADPLYDSIEEHPPPRPDHIYDEPEGLAALSLYDSPQEPQGEAWRRQAAADRDPSGSQHVYSAGQDFSASGWPQGTEYDNVILKKGPK; this is translated from the exons AAATGGCGCCGTTTCGGGGCTACGCTGTATGGAGAGTCAGACTGCGCCTTGGCCCGGCTGGAGCTCCAGGAGGCCTCGGAGAAGCCGCGGCGGGGAGAGGCCGCCAGGAAGGTGATCCGCCTCAGTGACTGCCTACGCGTGACCGAGGCCGGCGGGGAGGCCAGCAGCCCCCGGGACACCAGCGCCTTCTTCCTGGAGACCAAGGAGCGTCCGTACCTGCTGGCGGCCCCTGCTGCGGAGCGCAGCGACTGGGTCCAGGCCATCTGCCTCTTGGCCTTCTCC GGCCAGAGGAAGGAGCTGCCGGGGCCAGCGGGGAAGGGCAGCCGGCCCCGCATGGAGGAAAATGAACTGTACAGCAGCACGACCGCAG TAGCCCCCCGCAAGGAGTTTGCCGTGACCATGAGACCCACAGAAGCCAGTGAGAGGTGCCGGCTCCGGGGATCCTATACCCTCCGGGCTGGAGAGAATGCCCTGGAGCTGTGGAGTGGTCCTGAGCGGGGCACCCAGCTCTACGAGTGGCCCTACAGGTTCCTGAGGCGCTTTGGGCGGGACAAG GTCACCTTTTCCTTCGAGGCGGGCCGGCGCTGCGTCTCTGGAGAGGGCAACTTTGAGTTCGAAACCCGGCAAGGCAACGAGATCTTCTTGGCCCTGGAAGAAGCCATTTCTGCCCAGAAGAACAGTGCCCCTCCCGGGCCCCAAAGCCAGCCGGCCACAGCCCCTCCGGTGCTGCCCCGGCCAGAAAGCCCCTACTCCCGGCCCCACGACTCACTGCCACCTCTGTCACCCTCCACTCCAGTGTCCACCGCCCAGCCACGGGGCCCAGAGGGAGAATATGCAGTGCCCTTTGATGCCGTGGCCCGCAACCTGGGGAAGAGCTTGCGGGGCATCCTGGCggtccctccccagcccccggcGGACCCTCTGTATGACAGCATCGAGGAGCACCCACCCCCACGACCTGACCACATATACGATGAGCCTGAGGGATTGGCTGCCCTGTCCCTGTATGACAGCCCACAGGAGCCCCAGGGTGAGGCCTGGAGGAGACAGGCCGCAGCTGACAGGGACCCCAGCGGCAGCCAGCACGTCTACTCAGCAGGGCAGGACTTCTCTGCCTCTGGCTGGCCGCAGGGAACTGAATATGACAATGTCATACTTAAGAAAGGCCCAAAGTGA
- the DOK2 gene encoding docking protein 2 isoform X1, which translates to MEEVAVKQGFLYLLQQQTFGKKWRRFGATLYGESDCALARLELQEASEKPRRGEAARKVIRLSDCLRVTEAGGEASSPRDTSAFFLETKERPYLLAAPAAERSDWVQAICLLAFSGQRKELPGPAGKGSRPRMEENELYSSTTAVAPRKEFAVTMRPTEASERCRLRGSYTLRAGENALELWSGPERGTQLYEWPYRFLRRFGRDKVTFSFEAGRRCVSGEGNFEFETRQGNEIFLALEEAISAQKNSAPPGPQSQPATAPPVLPRPESPYSRPHDSLPPLSPSTPVSTAQPRGPEGEYAVPFDAVARNLGKSLRGILAVPPQPPADPLYDSIEEHPPPRPDHIYDEPEGLAALSLYDSPQEPQGEAWRRQAAADRDPSGSQHVYSAGQDFSASGWPQGTEYDNVILKKGPK; encoded by the exons AAATGGCGCCGTTTCGGGGCTACGCTGTATGGAGAGTCAGACTGCGCCTTGGCCCGGCTGGAGCTCCAGGAGGCCTCGGAGAAGCCGCGGCGGGGAGAGGCCGCCAGGAAGGTGATCCGCCTCAGTGACTGCCTACGCGTGACCGAGGCCGGCGGGGAGGCCAGCAGCCCCCGGGACACCAGCGCCTTCTTCCTGGAGACCAAGGAGCGTCCGTACCTGCTGGCGGCCCCTGCTGCGGAGCGCAGCGACTGGGTCCAGGCCATCTGCCTCTTGGCCTTCTCC GGCCAGAGGAAGGAGCTGCCGGGGCCAGCGGGGAAGGGCAGCCGGCCCCGCATGGAGGAAAATGAACTGTACAGCAGCACGACCGCAG TAGCCCCCCGCAAGGAGTTTGCCGTGACCATGAGACCCACAGAAGCCAGTGAGAGGTGCCGGCTCCGGGGATCCTATACCCTCCGGGCTGGAGAGAATGCCCTGGAGCTGTGGAGTGGTCCTGAGCGGGGCACCCAGCTCTACGAGTGGCCCTACAGGTTCCTGAGGCGCTTTGGGCGGGACAAG GTCACCTTTTCCTTCGAGGCGGGCCGGCGCTGCGTCTCTGGAGAGGGCAACTTTGAGTTCGAAACCCGGCAAGGCAACGAGATCTTCTTGGCCCTGGAAGAAGCCATTTCTGCCCAGAAGAACAGTGCCCCTCCCGGGCCCCAAAGCCAGCCGGCCACAGCCCCTCCGGTGCTGCCCCGGCCAGAAAGCCCCTACTCCCGGCCCCACGACTCACTGCCACCTCTGTCACCCTCCACTCCAGTGTCCACCGCCCAGCCACGGGGCCCAGAGGGAGAATATGCAGTGCCCTTTGATGCCGTGGCCCGCAACCTGGGGAAGAGCTTGCGGGGCATCCTGGCggtccctccccagcccccggcGGACCCTCTGTATGACAGCATCGAGGAGCACCCACCCCCACGACCTGACCACATATACGATGAGCCTGAGGGATTGGCTGCCCTGTCCCTGTATGACAGCCCACAGGAGCCCCAGGGTGAGGCCTGGAGGAGACAGGCCGCAGCTGACAGGGACCCCAGCGGCAGCCAGCACGTCTACTCAGCAGGGCAGGACTTCTCTGCCTCTGGCTGGCCGCAGGGAACTGAATATGACAATGTCATACTTAAGAAAGGCCCAAAGTGA